In Herbinix luporum, a single window of DNA contains:
- a CDS encoding ABC transporter ATP-binding protein, with product MNSKQEYIIEVKNAKKIYRMGKERITAVDDVSFSIKKGEFCCLYGASGSGKSTLLNLMAGIEKLSGGQITIKGHNIHKMSEKGLAKFRQNTLGFVFQSYNLLNSMTALENVELPLVFKHMNPKRRRKLAKEMLINVGLGDRIKHKPKEMSGGQQQRVGIARAFVSNPEIVFADEPTGNLDSKTSREVMDIIKKMAKANKQTIVMVTHDPNLTKYADRIIHILDGKIQEITEIKSETTLDADVSDIKQTDENFKPEVLPAGSSG from the coding sequence ATGAATAGCAAACAGGAATATATCATAGAAGTTAAGAATGCAAAAAAAATATATCGTATGGGTAAGGAACGGATTACGGCAGTTGATGATGTAAGTTTCTCCATAAAAAAAGGAGAGTTCTGCTGTTTGTATGGTGCATCAGGTTCCGGTAAATCCACATTACTAAACCTAATGGCTGGAATTGAAAAGCTTTCGGGGGGGCAAATTACAATAAAAGGCCATAATATACATAAAATGAGTGAGAAAGGGCTGGCTAAATTTAGACAAAATACATTGGGTTTTGTTTTTCAATCTTATAATCTCCTAAATTCCATGACTGCCCTGGAGAATGTAGAACTACCCTTGGTATTCAAACATATGAACCCAAAGCGAAGGCGCAAATTGGCAAAGGAAATGCTAATAAATGTTGGATTGGGAGATCGCATAAAGCATAAACCCAAGGAAATGAGTGGAGGACAGCAACAAAGAGTCGGTATAGCCAGAGCTTTTGTCAGCAATCCTGAAATTGTATTTGCCGATGAGCCTACCGGTAATTTGGATTCAAAAACAAGTAGGGAAGTAATGGATATTATTAAGAAGATGGCAAAGGCAAATAAGCAGACCATTGTAATGGTAACCCATGATCCGAATTTGACAAAATATGCGGATCGAATTATTCATATCCTTGACGGGAAAATCCAAGAAATCACAGAAATTAAGTCGGAAACAACCCTAGATGCAGATGTTTCGGATATAAAGCAGACTGATGAAAATTTTAAACCAGAGGTTTTGCCTGCGGGAAGTTCTGGATAA
- a CDS encoding AI-2E family transporter, with translation MKLRDRFNRKYLQISLYAIFTAIVIYILSLIAKNAPAILKDLMGRVSWVLRVIKPVILGFVFAYLIEPVVVFFEQKFHKSKLFKKMKRQRTWAAVISVVLLFIAIAGLISLLIYSVTDQLRLANFDDFIELVESYIRSIEGYIYFILQYLEKLDIGSNQFEQYLEETLTVIINSLNDVGQSIVNSISNISGYFTTIVFSFIIGFYFIIDGKKFKSFLKRTSYALLSEKTNNKISVILNDLDYAFSGYIRGQLADAFVMMILISLVLSITGVKFSLVIGIFAGIGNLIPYFGPIIAYISTTIVCLMNGEMNKLVISIIILIIIQFIDGNFIGPKLLSRSIQIHPLIIIISLIFGSAIGGFLGMLLAVPVGAYIKLVFVKFIDNRIEKKTIGEKDKSNS, from the coding sequence ATGAAACTAAGAGACCGATTTAATCGTAAATATTTGCAGATATCCCTATATGCAATATTTACTGCAATAGTCATATATATACTTTCTCTTATAGCAAAAAATGCACCTGCAATTTTAAAGGATTTAATGGGAAGGGTAAGCTGGGTTCTGCGAGTAATTAAGCCTGTTATTTTAGGTTTTGTATTTGCATACCTTATAGAACCGGTTGTGGTTTTTTTTGAGCAGAAATTTCATAAAAGCAAATTATTTAAAAAAATGAAAAGACAAAGAACCTGGGCGGCAGTTATATCTGTTGTGCTTTTATTTATTGCAATTGCCGGCTTAATTTCCCTGTTGATTTATAGTGTGACGGATCAGCTTAGACTGGCAAATTTTGATGACTTTATAGAATTGGTAGAAAGTTACATTAGGAGTATTGAGGGATATATATATTTCATATTACAATACCTTGAAAAACTGGATATTGGCTCTAATCAGTTTGAGCAATACTTGGAGGAAACCTTGACGGTAATTATAAACTCCTTAAATGATGTAGGTCAAAGTATTGTAAATTCAATTTCAAATATATCAGGATACTTTACTACCATAGTATTTAGCTTTATTATTGGCTTTTATTTTATAATAGATGGAAAAAAGTTCAAGTCATTTTTAAAAAGGACTTCCTATGCCCTTTTATCAGAAAAAACCAATAACAAAATATCGGTTATATTAAATGATTTGGATTATGCATTCTCCGGATATATAAGGGGACAGTTAGCTGATGCCTTTGTTATGATGATATTAATAAGCTTAGTACTGTCTATAACCGGTGTTAAGTTTTCCTTAGTTATTGGGATTTTTGCAGGGATTGGAAATCTTATTCCCTATTTTGGACCGATTATCGCCTATATTAGTACAACAATTGTTTGTCTCATGAATGGGGAAATGAATAAACTGGTTATTTCCATCATTATACTTATCATTATCCAATTTATTGACGGAAACTTTATAGGGCCTAAGCTACTTAGCCGTTCCATTCAAATACATCCTCTTATCATAATTATATCTTTGATTTTTGGAAGTGCAATCGGCGGCTTTTTAGGTATGCTTCTGGCAGTTCCGGTAGGTGCTTATATTAAGTTGGTCTTTGTTAAATTTATAGATAATAGAATTGAGAAAAAAACCATTGGGGAAAAGGATAAAAGTAATTCTTAA
- a CDS encoding transglutaminase-like domain-containing protein — MRKNKNGIVFDSTIYISEENQRRFPYHMRVLQFFSVLIGGYCFLEIFIKCFNLRILDSLLILGIIISSCVFFFMILYPKYDLIKFVFFLVTYGALLHYGRKQLLNGFYLLENAIINKASEYYDFPPFRYLADYSYVQRDITYLLLIIIIPIIGIITLSLLRNKLDWLCYLLMPIPLVVSFAMGDTPPEIPTIAQILILLFISISNGLLGNMDYSHKNSNKVEKSMVYRINIRTAIVVCLLGLLLFFIVRLFVPLEKYNAYEKITIAKSKIQNFMMDFSAQDISDKFAEAGLSIGSGSSSSAGGLSLGQLGKVDQVTYDNSEHLQIRAPLDSVMEGIYLKGYIGSVYTGNRWDTHTKDIKENYENMISKISAREFEPAIGSSILLNQLAYRLFILQGSIDITYLRANSKYVYAPYFTWFKNNNDIIFDYDLAVISDKKIKAESFDYCYNLTVNDNLINSYNELLWNAGDLEVYLSQFKKNEEQYRSFVYETYTKLPQEGLDRLKNDFSKEAVGKEAENLADAITYIKNYLESTTSYTLSPGRLPKGKDFVEYFLYENKLGYCAHYASAGALMLRTMGYPARYVEGYAINRSDISDINQDDIMVEITVKDYNAHAWVEVYYDGFGWIPVEFTRDSGMEDYVEIVSNMDHLSEEAINNIHSPSPTNLPSPTPATPSPTEAPDEEIIPTQKEEKNNKAAKLNDNKNNSKSNFAWYLVFILILILGASAILYYIRLSNKKKIDDCENHSKKALGLYRKIELLLIISNKLPAKSKYLEDNEEYVKKQFNKAILNDFEKSMEIIRKARFGREIITPMEYMVVEEFYNNLFQRIYDKLPWIKRTYIKIFF, encoded by the coding sequence ATGAGAAAGAATAAGAATGGTATTGTATTTGATAGTACTATTTATATATCAGAGGAAAATCAAAGAAGATTTCCTTATCATATGAGAGTGTTGCAATTTTTTTCTGTTCTGATTGGAGGATATTGTTTTTTAGAAATCTTTATCAAATGCTTTAATTTAAGGATTTTAGACAGTTTATTAATACTTGGAATAATTATTTCCTCTTGTGTTTTTTTCTTTATGATTTTATATCCCAAATATGATTTGATTAAATTTGTTTTTTTCCTTGTAACATATGGAGCTTTACTACATTATGGGCGCAAGCAATTATTGAACGGTTTCTATCTTTTGGAGAATGCAATCATTAATAAAGCCAGCGAATATTATGATTTCCCCCCTTTTCGTTATCTGGCAGATTATTCGTATGTTCAAAGGGATATTACTTATTTACTGCTTATAATTATTATACCCATAATCGGTATTATTACCTTATCTTTATTGCGCAATAAATTAGATTGGCTATGTTATTTACTTATGCCAATACCTTTGGTTGTAAGCTTTGCCATGGGAGATACTCCACCTGAGATACCTACTATTGCTCAAATTCTTATCCTGCTTTTCATATCCATATCTAATGGTCTCTTAGGAAATATGGATTATTCACACAAGAATAGTAATAAAGTCGAAAAGAGCATGGTATACCGCATCAATATAAGAACTGCTATAGTGGTCTGTCTTTTGGGTCTTCTATTATTTTTTATAGTAAGACTTTTTGTTCCCCTTGAAAAATATAATGCCTATGAGAAAATTACAATAGCAAAATCCAAAATACAAAATTTTATGATGGATTTTTCCGCCCAAGACATCTCTGATAAATTTGCTGAAGCAGGGCTTAGTATTGGATCCGGTAGCTCATCAAGTGCAGGGGGATTAAGCTTAGGCCAGTTAGGAAAAGTAGATCAAGTAACCTATGATAATTCAGAGCATTTACAAATAAGGGCTCCCCTTGATTCTGTTATGGAAGGTATATACTTAAAGGGGTATATAGGAAGTGTATACACAGGAAATAGGTGGGATACCCATACAAAGGATATAAAAGAAAACTATGAAAATATGATTTCAAAAATATCTGCCAGGGAATTTGAACCAGCCATAGGAAGTTCTATTTTATTAAATCAGTTAGCCTACCGATTATTTATATTACAAGGAAGTATAGATATTACCTATTTAAGAGCAAATAGCAAATATGTCTATGCTCCTTATTTTACGTGGTTTAAAAATAATAATGATATTATATTTGATTATGACTTGGCTGTTATATCTGATAAGAAGATAAAAGCTGAAAGTTTTGATTACTGTTATAATCTGACCGTAAATGATAATCTTATAAATAGTTATAATGAATTGTTATGGAATGCAGGGGATTTAGAAGTTTATTTATCTCAATTTAAAAAAAATGAAGAGCAATATAGATCCTTTGTATATGAAACCTATACCAAACTTCCCCAGGAAGGACTTGATAGATTAAAAAATGATTTTTCAAAAGAAGCGGTAGGCAAAGAAGCAGAAAATCTTGCTGACGCCATAACCTATATCAAGAATTATCTGGAAAGTACCACTAGCTACACCCTTTCTCCCGGTAGACTTCCAAAGGGTAAAGATTTTGTAGAGTACTTTTTGTATGAAAATAAACTAGGCTACTGCGCCCACTATGCCTCAGCAGGAGCGTTAATGCTAAGAACCATGGGTTATCCCGCTAGATATGTTGAAGGGTATGCAATTAACCGTTCAGATATATCTGATATTAACCAGGATGACATTATGGTAGAAATCACTGTTAAAGACTATAATGCTCATGCTTGGGTAGAAGTATATTATGATGGATTTGGATGGATTCCCGTGGAATTTACCAGGGATTCTGGTATGGAAGATTACGTAGAAATTGTAAGCAATATGGACCATTTGTCAGAGGAGGCCATAAATAATATTCATTCTCCATCCCCAACTAATCTTCCAAGTCCTACACCAGCTACTCCAAGTCCCACAGAGGCTCCAGATGAAGAGATTATACCGACACAAAAGGAAGAAAAAAATAATAAGGCTGCAAAATTAAATGATAATAAGAATAATTCCAAGTCAAATTTTGCTTGGTATCTGGTATTTATTTTAATTCTTATTCTTGGGGCTAGTGCCATATTATATTATATACGCCTTTCAAATAAGAAGAAAATAGATGATTGTGAAAATCATAGCAAAAAGGCCTTAGGACTTTATAGAAAGATAGAGCTGTTGTTAATTATCAGTAATAAGCTTCCTGCAAAATCTAAATACTTGGAAGATAATGAGGAATATGTTAAGAAACAATTTAATAAAGCTATTTTAAATGATTTTGAAAAATCTATGGAGATTATAAGAAAAGCCAGATTTGGAAGGGAAATAATTACTCCAATGGAATATATGGTGGTTGAGGAATTTTATAATAATTTATTTCAGCGAATATATGATAAATTGCCATGGATTAAAAGGACATATATTAAAATATTTTTCTAA
- a CDS encoding DUF58 domain-containing protein, with product MLRNKIRYILILIMMGFLAILYNEYFMGILFLTIVIFPLLLFAILFYVHRRLSYEMTSVAHVLNKGEAIPISIQLHNPTIFPIANLCITISYYNTFSNIVKKQDFFVSIDNRTTTTVTCNLKSFHTGNLVISLSKIKVFDYLKIFSLCKKDLNSVQVAILPYYYELTEDFLENCSKMQIESDSYSTVKSGDDPSEVFAIRQYREGDRLQRIHWKLSLKQDQLMIKEFSEPLNCSLVVFVDIENPQGEDMLKIVDAILECALSLSFTFMLKGYIHYLAWYDKVHGECKRVRIVNEKDLFEAVDGLLNSGSYKQDNNLAAMYYAEYPNEQYTDLFYVTNKLCDQKLDSLVFINAINRQILYIDDSNSLDMYRQDNDQIVMDMQITTDLVSRIKEKGMGLLSINPTNIKRDLEEFKLS from the coding sequence ATGTTACGGAATAAAATAAGATATATACTAATCCTTATTATGATGGGATTTCTGGCTATTTTATATAATGAATATTTTATGGGAATCCTATTTCTTACTATTGTAATTTTTCCTTTATTATTATTTGCTATTCTATTTTATGTTCATAGAAGGCTTTCTTATGAAATGACTTCGGTTGCACATGTGTTAAATAAGGGCGAGGCTATCCCTATATCCATACAGCTTCATAACCCTACCATCTTTCCGATTGCCAATTTATGTATAACAATTAGTTACTATAACACTTTTTCAAATATAGTTAAAAAGCAGGATTTTTTTGTGTCTATTGATAATAGGACAACTACCACTGTAACCTGTAACTTAAAATCCTTTCATACGGGTAATTTAGTAATTTCTCTTTCAAAAATTAAGGTTTTTGATTATTTAAAGATATTTTCATTATGTAAAAAAGATCTTAATAGTGTACAGGTAGCTATTCTACCCTACTATTATGAATTAACCGAGGATTTTCTTGAGAATTGCTCTAAGATGCAGATAGAAAGTGATTCTTATTCAACTGTAAAAAGTGGTGATGATCCCTCAGAGGTATTTGCTATTAGACAATACCGAGAAGGGGACAGGCTTCAAAGGATTCACTGGAAACTGAGCTTAAAACAGGATCAACTAATGATAAAGGAGTTTAGCGAACCTCTAAACTGCTCCTTGGTAGTATTTGTTGATATAGAAAATCCCCAAGGGGAGGATATGCTTAAGATAGTAGATGCCATATTAGAGTGTGCTTTGTCTTTATCTTTTACATTTATGTTAAAGGGTTATATTCATTATCTGGCCTGGTATGATAAAGTCCATGGTGAATGTAAAAGAGTAAGAATCGTTAATGAAAAAGATTTATTTGAAGCAGTTGATGGGCTGCTTAATTCAGGCTCTTACAAACAGGATAATAATTTAGCAGCTATGTATTATGCAGAATATCCCAATGAGCAGTATACGGATTTATTTTATGTAACAAATAAACTTTGTGACCAAAAACTAGATTCTCTAGTTTTTATTAATGCAATAAACAGGCAGATATTATATATAGATGATAGCAATAGTTTAGATATGTATAGGCAGGACAATGACCAAATTGTTATGGATATGCAGATAACAACAGACTTAGTAAGTAGAATCAAAGAAAAGGGAATGGGTTTATTGTCTATAAATCCTACTAATATTAAAAGGGATTTAGAAGAGTTTAAGCTTAGTTAG
- a CDS encoding AAA family ATPase: MEAYNNTYNKANQIMNEVNKVVIGKKIIISKVLTAILAKGHILLEDNPGVGKTTMALAFSKAMALKHNRLQFTPDVLPTDVVGFHLLTKDGQSYQYKPGAVMCNLLLADEINRTSSKTQSALLEVMEEGKVTVDSVTRDVPKPFVVMATQNPIGSIGTQMLPESQLDRFMVKLSIGYPDIKSEIGILKERQNSNPLDKVVQVVEQDDILRMQNMVEEVYIHDSIYEYITLLVQQTRENPLIELGVSPRGSLALMNMVKAAAFLSGRDYVIPSDVQCFFKDVAAHRIILKAKARVNNITVDNLLDDILRIVKPPKISSGRSAKYVESYY; the protein is encoded by the coding sequence ATGGAAGCTTATAATAATACTTATAATAAAGCAAATCAGATTATGAATGAAGTAAATAAGGTGGTAATTGGGAAAAAAATTATCATTAGTAAGGTTCTTACGGCTATTTTGGCAAAGGGACATATTTTGTTAGAGGATAATCCCGGAGTGGGTAAAACTACCATGGCCTTAGCGTTTTCAAAAGCCATGGCTCTTAAGCATAATAGGCTTCAATTTACGCCGGATGTATTGCCTACGGACGTAGTAGGTTTTCATTTGTTGACTAAAGATGGACAAAGCTATCAGTATAAACCCGGTGCAGTAATGTGTAATTTGCTTTTGGCAGATGAGATTAATCGAACTTCCAGTAAAACTCAATCTGCCTTGCTAGAAGTAATGGAAGAGGGAAAGGTTACGGTTGATAGTGTGACCAGGGATGTGCCTAAACCCTTTGTGGTTATGGCTACACAAAATCCCATTGGCTCTATCGGTACCCAGATGCTGCCTGAATCACAACTGGATAGGTTTATGGTGAAATTATCTATAGGTTATCCTGATATTAAAAGTGAAATAGGAATCCTTAAAGAAAGACAAAATTCTAATCCATTAGATAAGGTAGTTCAGGTTGTAGAACAAGATGATATATTAAGAATGCAAAATATGGTGGAAGAGGTATACATACACGATTCCATATATGAATATATAACCCTATTGGTACAGCAGACAAGGGAAAATCCCCTAATTGAACTGGGAGTTAGTCCAAGAGGAAGCTTAGCTTTAATGAATATGGTTAAAGCTGCTGCCTTTTTAAGCGGAAGAGATTATGTGATACCCAGTGATGTTCAGTGTTTCTTTAAGGATGTGGCTGCCCATAGGATAATTCTAAAGGCTAAAGCAAGGGTGAATAATATTACAGTGGATAACCTTCTTGATGATATCTTAAGAATTGTTAAGCCACCTAAAATCTCCAGTGGAAGATCAGCAAAGTATGTAGAAAGTTATTATTAG
- a CDS encoding peptidyl-prolyl cis-trans isomerase: MNKSKKTIKGTQKNNKKHITINPKIWVIIGSVLGVVLIAALLFDQLYKRPLVTIDGKKYYLEDLTYYFYYTESSYDYINQMYGGGYWDSPHYEATNMTVRDYAKLETLNTVIRYEVMYNEAMDKGYTLTDEEIKKIDEDINSLLNDQGLSDKIIKKNGFTEEYLKNVMTKNTLANRYEQDIIDTFDIDEEAIKAEFDYEEYRQYDIEYLNISTVVYDEEKGSNVPVSEDDKKAALDKITSFREKALNTQDWSTLIPEDEEQVRYSESNFLAKDTFFSEDFKNTVMAMDNGEISEVIETDDSYYVVRMVNNNSSERYDSVVEEAIQKKENELLTEEYNNNILPNHTVKLHNNAIRNLRMGRLTLAD, encoded by the coding sequence GTGAACAAATCAAAAAAAACAATAAAAGGTACACAAAAAAATAATAAGAAACATATTACAATTAATCCAAAGATATGGGTTATAATTGGATCAGTATTAGGAGTTGTCTTAATTGCTGCTCTTTTATTTGATCAATTATATAAAAGACCATTAGTAACTATTGACGGTAAAAAGTATTACCTTGAGGATTTGACCTACTATTTCTACTATACCGAATCTAGCTATGATTATATAAATCAGATGTATGGTGGAGGTTATTGGGATTCCCCCCATTACGAAGCCACAAATATGACGGTTCGTGATTACGCAAAATTAGAAACACTTAATACTGTTATTCGTTATGAAGTAATGTATAACGAGGCCATGGATAAGGGATATACTTTAACTGACGAAGAAATCAAGAAGATTGACGAGGATATTAATTCTCTCTTAAATGACCAAGGATTAAGTGATAAAATAATAAAAAAGAACGGTTTCACAGAAGAATATTTAAAAAATGTTATGACAAAGAATACACTGGCAAACCGTTACGAACAGGATATTATAGACACATTTGATATTGATGAGGAAGCTATTAAAGCTGAGTTTGATTATGAAGAATACAGACAATATGATATAGAGTACCTTAATATCTCAACGGTAGTCTATGATGAGGAGAAAGGTAGCAATGTACCTGTTAGTGAAGATGATAAAAAAGCTGCTCTTGATAAAATCACCTCATTTCGAGAAAAGGCTCTAAATACCCAGGATTGGTCAACATTAATTCCTGAGGATGAAGAGCAAGTCCGATATAGCGAATCCAACTTCCTTGCTAAGGATACCTTCTTTTCTGAGGACTTTAAAAATACTGTAATGGCTATGGATAATGGAGAAATAAGCGAAGTTATTGAAACAGATGATTCCTATTATGTGGTTCGAATGGTAAATAATAATTCTTCAGAAAGATATGACAGCGTTGTAGAAGAGGCTATACAAAAGAAGGAAAATGAATTGCTTACAGAGGAATATAATAATAATATTCTTCCTAACCACACCGTTAAGTTACACAACAATGCAATCCGTAATTTAAGAATGGGTCGTCTTACCTTAGCTGATTAG
- the trkA gene encoding Trk system potassium transporter TrkA encodes MNIIIVGCGKVGATLAEQLSKEGHDIVVVDKKSAPVISITETLDIMGIVGSGTSYRILIEAGIEKADLLIAVTGSDELNLLCCLIARKASKCHTVARVRNPQYNDEIDFIREEMALSMTINPELETALEMERLIKIPSAVKIEPFAKGKVELLKFHIPEHSILDGMKVMDLSHRLQCKLLACVVERGEEVYIPSGSFELRSKDTISIIATPENAIDFFQRAGILINNIKNVMIIGGSTIAEYLAQRLSRSDINLKIIEQNLERCEELSELLPHASIINANATDRDVLLEEGIEDMDAFAAITNFDEENIILSLYAKKHSHAKIFTKITRLTYDDIIADMPLGIIINPQLVTADSILQHARTMENPTGCNVEVLYRINDKVEALEFYTGKNAKLVGIPIEELSLKPNILICGINRYGEIIIPTGKDYIEEGDTVIIVTTNPGLNDLNDIIL; translated from the coding sequence ATGAATATAATAATTGTAGGTTGTGGTAAAGTAGGGGCTACCCTTGCGGAACAACTTAGTAAAGAAGGACATGATATTGTTGTTGTAGACAAGAAAAGTGCCCCTGTAATAAGCATAACAGAAACACTGGACATAATGGGAATTGTGGGTAGCGGAACCAGTTACCGTATCCTAATTGAAGCAGGGATTGAAAAAGCTGATCTTCTGATTGCAGTAACAGGCTCAGATGAACTTAACCTGCTATGCTGTCTGATTGCCAGAAAAGCCAGCAAGTGCCATACAGTTGCTAGGGTCCGTAATCCCCAGTATAATGACGAGATTGATTTTATTAGGGAGGAAATGGCTCTATCAATGACAATAAACCCCGAGCTAGAAACCGCCCTTGAAATGGAAAGATTAATTAAGATTCCTTCTGCAGTTAAAATTGAACCTTTTGCTAAAGGCAAGGTTGAACTTTTAAAATTTCATATACCCGAACATTCCATCCTAGATGGAATGAAGGTCATGGATCTATCACATAGGCTTCAATGTAAGCTGTTAGCCTGCGTGGTAGAGCGAGGCGAGGAAGTATATATCCCTTCAGGAAGCTTTGAACTTAGGTCCAAGGATACTATATCTATTATTGCTACACCAGAAAATGCTATCGACTTTTTTCAAAGGGCCGGTATCTTAATAAACAATATTAAAAATGTGATGATTATAGGAGGCAGCACCATAGCTGAATACCTTGCACAAAGGTTGTCTAGATCTGATATTAATTTAAAAATAATAGAACAAAACCTGGAAAGATGTGAGGAGCTTAGTGAGCTACTGCCACATGCAAGCATTATTAATGCCAATGCTACAGACAGAGATGTTCTTTTAGAAGAGGGTATTGAAGATATGGATGCTTTTGCAGCCATAACAAACTTTGATGAAGAAAATATAATATTATCCCTATATGCAAAAAAACATTCACATGCAAAAATTTTCACTAAAATAACCAGATTAACCTATGACGATATTATCGCCGATATGCCCCTTGGTATTATTATAAACCCACAGCTGGTTACAGCAGATAGCATCCTTCAACATGCAAGGACAATGGAAAACCCAACGGGCTGCAACGTTGAAGTATTATACCGGATTAACGATAAAGTGGAAGCTTTAGAGTTTTACACCGGTAAGAATGCAAAACTTGTAGGTATTCCCATAGAAGAACTATCCTTAAAGCCTAATATACTTATTTGCGGTATTAATCGATATGGTGAAATTATTATTCCAACCGGGAAGGATTATATAGAAGAGGGAGATACCGTTATAATCGTAACTACTAATCCAGGTTTGAATGATTTAAATGATATAATATTATAG
- a CDS encoding TrkH family potassium uptake protein produces the protein MNKYVIFYIIGWILNIEAAFMLLPSICAIIYKEKSVFAFLITIVICLFIGIPLSLRKPKNRVFFAKEGFLIVALAWIVISIMGALPFYISGQIPSYVDALFEIISGFTTTGSSILTDIEAMDYCMLFWRSFAHWIGGMGVLVFLLAIFPMTDGESIHIMRAESPGPSVEKIVPKMRTTAILLYKIYLGMTLLQIVLLLLGGMPLFDALTITFGTAGTGGFAIKNTSIIPYTRYQQAVVTIFMFLFGVNFNIYYLILLRKFKESLKNEELKWYITIVTSAIILISLNIGGIKGFFKSIHHAAFQVSSIITTTGYATVDFNYWPTFSKVILVILMFIGACAGSTGGGIKVSRIVILLKSVRHEISYLTQKRSVKILRINGKKISNETARSVNLYFVAYMFIFTVSLLIISLDNHDFTTSFTAVASTLNNIGPGLEAIGPMGNFSNFSNLSKFVMMFDMLAGRLEIFPVLLPISLGISKIKSHKLTLPR, from the coding sequence ATGAACAAATATGTTATTTTCTACATAATAGGTTGGATTTTAAATATTGAAGCCGCCTTTATGTTATTACCTAGTATTTGTGCGATAATATACAAGGAAAAGAGTGTTTTTGCATTTTTAATAACAATAGTTATATGTTTATTTATAGGAATCCCATTATCTCTAAGAAAACCTAAGAATAGAGTGTTTTTTGCAAAAGAAGGGTTTTTAATCGTAGCCCTTGCTTGGATTGTCATTAGTATTATGGGTGCTTTGCCCTTTTATATCAGCGGACAAATTCCCAGTTATGTAGATGCTCTTTTTGAAATCATCTCCGGATTTACCACCACCGGATCTAGTATATTAACAGATATTGAGGCCATGGATTACTGTATGCTATTTTGGAGAAGTTTTGCCCATTGGATTGGAGGTATGGGAGTTTTAGTTTTCCTTCTTGCTATTTTTCCCATGACAGACGGAGAAAGTATTCATATTATGCGGGCAGAAAGTCCGGGCCCATCTGTTGAAAAAATCGTTCCCAAAATGAGAACTACTGCCATCCTGCTCTATAAAATCTATCTGGGAATGACCCTTTTACAGATTGTACTACTCCTTCTAGGTGGTATGCCCTTATTTGATGCCCTAACTATCACTTTTGGTACTGCCGGTACAGGAGGATTTGCCATTAAAAATACCAGTATTATACCATATACCAGGTATCAACAGGCGGTAGTAACTATTTTTATGTTCTTATTTGGTGTGAACTTTAATATTTATTATCTAATTCTATTAAGAAAGTTCAAAGAATCCCTAAAAAATGAGGAGTTAAAGTGGTATATTACTATTGTAACCTCAGCAATTATACTAATTTCTCTTAATATAGGTGGGATTAAAGGATTTTTCAAATCCATTCACCATGCTGCATTTCAGGTTTCATCTATCATTACCACTACCGGTTATGCAACGGTAGACTTTAATTACTGGCCCACATTTTCAAAAGTAATTCTTGTAATTTTAATGTTTATCGGAGCATGTGCCGGAAGTACAGGCGGTGGTATTAAGGTGTCCCGTATAGTTATTTTACTTAAATCAGTGCGGCATGAAATATCATACCTAACCCAAAAACGTAGTGTGAAAATCTTAAGAATAAATGGTAAGAAAATATCTAATGAGACAGCCCGTTCCGTTAACCTATATTTTGTTGCCTATATGTTCATATTTACAGTTTCATTACTGATAATTTCCTTAGATAATCATGATTTCACCACCAGTTTTACGGCTGTAGCATCCACTCTTAATAATATAGGACCGGGTTTGGAAGCTATAGGACCTATGGGAAACTTCAGTAATTTTTCTAACCTGTCTAAATTTGTTATGATGTTTGATATGTTAGCAGGAAGACTCGAAATATTCCCTGTACTTTTGCCAATATCACTTGGTATAAGCAAAATTAAGAGCCATAAATTAACCTTACCTAGGTAG